AAAACTAATGTGATCAGCGCGCTTGGAACAAAAGGAAATTGTTTGAATCTGAACATGGTCCCCCCTGACAATTAAATAAAAAATGATCCTATCCTAAAGGCTTTTTCGTAGATAAATCCTATAAAGTTGCTTATATTCAGCAACAAGATGGATTTAACGCAAAGTCCCATAGCTTACATTCACAAGAATTTTGACCGTTTTTTAAAAGAACTACAGGCCTATGCTAGAATTCCTAGCATTAGCGCCCCAGGTTTTCCAAAAGAACCCTTGGAGGCTTCCGCTCAGTGGACAGCACAGCGCATGCAACAAGCGGGGCTCTGTAATGTAGAGTTGTTGCGGGTTTCTGATGCGCCTCCCTTTGTTTATGGAGAATGGCTCAAGGCTCCTGGCAAACCTACGGTGTTGTTATATGCCCATTACGATGTGCAACCCCCCGGGCGCGAGGCCTATTGGAAAAGCTCGCCTTTTGAGCCGCAAATTCGGGAAGGCAGGCTTTATGGCCGAGGCACGGCCGATGATAAAGCCGGTGGTATGATGCATTTAGCCGCTATCGAGGCCTATCTTAAAACAGCAGGTGAGCTTCCCGTGAACATTCGTTTTATTATTGAAGGCGAAGAAGAGGTGGGGAGCATTCATCTGCAAGATTTTTTAAAATTTTATCAAGAGCGCCTTCAAGCTGATGTTATGGTACTGACCGATACTGCTAACCTCGATGTTGGCCTGCCTTCAATTACTTACCGTTTGCGTGGCTTGGTTGATGCCATCGTCGAAGTGCGCACCCTCGATCACCCCGTGCATAGTGGCATGTGGGGTGGGCCAGTGATCGATGCACTCACCGCATTAAATCAGGTTTTATCACGCTTAGTCACACGAGAGGGCAAGATTGCTATTCCCGGTTTTTGTGATGACGTTGCTTTAATTTCTAAAACAGAACAACAACAATTACAGCGCCTACCTTTTGCAGACGAAAAATTTCGTCGAGAAGTCGGAGCTGTTGCTTCTTTACAATGGGCGGGTGATTCCCAAAAAAGTGTGTATGAAAAAATTTGGTGTGAGCCGGCCTTAGCTATTTTAGGCGTAGATGCCCCCAGCGTTGCTACGACTAGCAATCAAATTGTGGAGTGGGCGCGGGCCAAGATTTCAATTCGTATCGTGAACGATCAAGATCCAAAAAAAATGTTAAGGTTGTTGTGTGATTTTTTACAACAAGAGCCACCCTTTGGCTGCGAGGTTAAAGCCACCGCTGGTGCAGCCGGTGACCCTTGGAAAGGTGATATTGAGGGCCCAGCATTTAGGGTGGCCCAAAGGGCCTTGGCTAAAGGTTACGGGCGTGAACCGGTATTTATTGGCTGTGGGGGCTCGATTCCTTTTGTAAAACCACTTACCGACGCATTTCCCAACATGCCGGCCTTACTCATTGGGGTAGAAGATCCTTACACCAATGCCCACGGTGAAAACGAGAGTTTGCATATTGAAGATTGGAAAAAGGGAATTTTATCCGCGGTTTATTTATATAAAGAGCTTGCTGCGCAGAGTTCATCGTAATCAACGGGTGACCCGGGCAGGGGGCCCCCCACCAGCGCGCAGTCCTGCTTTGAGGACGAGCACTGCTGGGGGAAAGCCCGGGGCCGGGCCCGTTGATTACGATGAACTCTGCGCAGCAAGTCCTTTCAATAGCTTAAAAGTATAAATGCCCGTGTTGTGGCCATCGCTCCAAATAATTTGAATGGCGTAGTGCCCTACGATTTTTATGTCTTTAATATCAATGCTGGGATTAATCATATTTTTTTGGACACGTTTTTCCCGCGTCCATTCGTCAACACACAAGGCACAAGGGCACGCGGCCCTTAAATCAACAAAGGGGTAAGAAGTTTGAGTGCCATCTGCCCAATCAATGGTTAGGGTATGGTTGGCACTTCGGGCAATTTGTTTAGGAATTATTTCCATAGATTATGCGTGTCCTTTTAAAGTCCAATAAGCCCCGCGCCCTCTTCCTTTCTGGATTAGTTTTAAACTCTTAAAATCAATGAGGGCTTGTTGTCTAGAAAGAGAATGTTTTAGTTCTTCAAGATAATCCGAAAGTCGGATTTGTTTTTTCTTAGTTAGAATTCGTTTTAGAATATTGAGACGAGAAATGCGTTCCCAACTGCCAAGCGATTTTCTTTCTTGAGAATCTATTACAATAGCTTCTCGCCCCAAGAACCCCCATGCTTTGAATTCTTTTAAACTCTCAGTACTTGCCTTTTCAGCCAAAACACCTCCAGGGGAGTAAAGACCCATAAAATAAAATTGCGTGGGTACGGGCTTTAACCTAGCTATTACATAAGACCAAAAGAGCTCTGATTCTAAATCATGAGGCTTGGCTTGTTTAATGAACGCGGCGATAACGCCTACGGTTTGAGGCGTGGCCATGGTTTGCATGGCGATTCGTAAATTTTGTGGTTTAAGGTCTTGCCAATGTTGGGCCCCGTAGTTTACTAAAATTTGCAAGAGCCTGGGGTCAAAACGGCTCCAATCAGCGGCCAGGGCAAAAAGGGATTCTTTATTTTTTACAACATAGGTCCATTTATTTTTCGCACCCACAGACCTGGCACCTATTTTGCCAAGCTCATAGTAGAGGCGGGATAATTCCTTTAGACTAGGTGGGGCTAAACTCATACTTCAATTCCCATTTGTTCGCATAGGTCATAAAAGAAATCGCGGGCTGTTTCGGCCTTGGGTAATCCTATTTCGATACAATGTTGTAAATGGCTGGCGACTAAAGAAGTGTTAACGTTTTTTTTCAAAAGGGCCCTGGCATGGGGCAGATCTTTTTCGCGGCCCGCAAAACATTTCATAATGAGCAGGTCTTCTTTGCTTAAGGCGAAGGCAGTTAGTTTTTTACCTCTAAAAATGGTGATAAGGCGTGAACCATAATCTTTAGGGAGTGAATAAGTAAAGGTTGCAAAATAGGTATTGAGCCAATCAGGGGGCAAACCTAGTTTTTTGGCCACTTTTTTAACGACCTTGTCAATCTCAGCCAATTCCAACTTGGTTTGATAGGGGATGCCGTCTATATCCATGGTAGAAAGGGGAATATGATGGGCCAAGACAAAGGCCGCACCACCACCCACGAGCAATTGCAAGGGTGCTGGAATCTCGTCATCCAGGGCCTGTAAGGCGGCTTTCATCTGTTGAGCATCCATTGGGATAATTATATATATAATTGACTAGTAGTCAATAGTCTTGTCATTTTTCCACTCTTATCGCCGATTCCCACTCCAAAGCGGATCTTCACCGTGGTTTGTGGAGCTTGAGTTTGATACGGCCCTCACTTAAGGAGCCGCATCCTAGGTTCGTCTACCAAATGGTTTCTACGTGGGGATATTCAATGAGTCTTTCGTCTTTTGTGACAAGTTGGCAGGAATGTTTTTTTGCGGTAGCAACTAAAAAACGATCAGCAGGATCTTGGTGCAACTTACCTGGTAAGCGGGTACTCAACACCGCAATCTCTGGGGTTAATTCCAGAGCGAAGATTTTTGGAAAAGAGAGTGCTTTCTGGACCCATTCTTCAACATCGCGATCCAACGAAAGTCTTCCTTTTTCAATCAGCATGGCAACTTCCCAACAAGAAATTACGGACACACCCAGGCTTTCTTCTTTTTCAATTGCTCGCAGCGCTTTCTGAGAAAGTTTGATTGGATTATGGATCCACCATAACCAAACGTGGGTATCCAGCAGGATCACCTCATTGCCTCCCATTCCACCTCAATGGGAGAAATAAGATCCCCTTCATAGATAATCGACCCTCTTAATTCATGGTCTTTTAGAGAATGATTTTTTGTTTTAAGGGGGATCACTTCGGCAATGGGTTTGCCCCGTTTGGTGATAATAAGCCGTTCTTTTTTTGTTCTTACCCGCTCTAGGAGCGATAGGCACTTCGATTTAAACTCTCCCACGGCAATGGTCTTCATCATGAACCTCTTGACTATAGTCATAGTATCATAGTCATCTATAAAGACAAGGTCGAAAAATAGGAATTCTGAAATATTTTTTAAACGTCGGTGCCGGAAATCGCGGCTAATTTTTGATTAAGTACAGCGTTGATGCGGGCGATTTCTTTATTGGGTGATGGGATCTTGCCGGACTTGGCGTATTCTTGAGCATCTTTGATTTTTGCAAGGACATTGCCGCTTTCACCCAACCTTGCTTCGGTCATAGCATCTTGGAGGCATTTCCCCATGGCATTGCCATAAGCGGTTAGCAGAATTTTATCTCTTAAAGATGTGAGGGCTTGATTATTGGCCTTGGCTAAGTTTGCATTGGCATCGGTTAGAACCAATTTAACGGCATCAATATTGCCGTGCTTGGCCAATGCAGCGGCTCTATCGAGATGAGTGCGCGCTAAGGTGCTGTAGATGGCTGAAAGTTCTTTTGGGTTGATGGCGACGCGATGTTTTTTGGCGTGAGTGGTGGCTAAGTTTAAATGGAATATTGCAGGAAGATCGTCTCCTTGTTTAGCCAAACTCCGGGCTTGTCCTAGGTGGTGTTCAACATAGGTAGTGTGAATAATAGCTATGTTATGTTTAAGTACTGCAAATTTTTTATTTGGGGGGACTTTTACAGCCATGGCGTGGTGCAGTGCCAGATCTAAATGTTTGTTAGTTTCAGTTAATTTCCCTTTTTGAGCAGCTTGGTGGGCGAGTTTGAATTCTTTGAGTGTAGCTCTTTTTAAAGCCCTTTGTCGATTAACTTGCATGAATCTTACTTTCTCACGTGGAAGAATCTCCGTATTTGCTGTTGCTGCACGAAGGGTCATATCAATGCCATAT
The genomic region above belongs to Deltaproteobacteria bacterium and contains:
- a CDS encoding DUF971 domain-containing protein; this translates as MEIIPKQIARSANHTLTIDWADGTQTSYPFVDLRAACPCALCVDEWTREKRVQKNMINPSIDIKDIKIVGHYAIQIIWSDGHNTGIYTFKLLKGLAAQSSS
- a CDS encoding M20/M25/M40 family metallo-hydrolase is translated as MDLTQSPIAYIHKNFDRFLKELQAYARIPSISAPGFPKEPLEASAQWTAQRMQQAGLCNVELLRVSDAPPFVYGEWLKAPGKPTVLLYAHYDVQPPGREAYWKSSPFEPQIREGRLYGRGTADDKAGGMMHLAAIEAYLKTAGELPVNIRFIIEGEEEVGSIHLQDFLKFYQERLQADVMVLTDTANLDVGLPSITYRLRGLVDAIVEVRTLDHPVHSGMWGGPVIDALTALNQVLSRLVTREGKIAIPGFCDDVALISKTEQQQLQRLPFADEKFRREVGAVASLQWAGDSQKSVYEKIWCEPALAILGVDAPSVATTSNQIVEWARAKISIRIVNDQDPKKMLRLLCDFLQQEPPFGCEVKATAGAAGDPWKGDIEGPAFRVAQRALAKGYGREPVFIGCGGSIPFVKPLTDAFPNMPALLIGVEDPYTNAHGENESLHIEDWKKGILSAVYLYKELAAQSSS
- a CDS encoding type II toxin-antitoxin system VapC family toxin, coding for MILLDTHVWLWWIHNPIKLSQKALRAIEKEESLGVSVISCWEVAMLIEKGRLSLDRDVEEWVQKALSFPKIFALELTPEIAVLSTRLPGKLHQDPADRFLVATAKKHSCQLVTKDERLIEYPHVETIW
- a CDS encoding type II toxin-antitoxin system Phd/YefM family antitoxin, whose amino-acid sequence is MMKTIAVGEFKSKCLSLLERVRTKKERLIITKRGKPIAEVIPLKTKNHSLKDHELRGSIIYEGDLISPIEVEWEAMR